Part of the Zingiber officinale cultivar Zhangliang chromosome 6A, Zo_v1.1, whole genome shotgun sequence genome, GCCATGTCCCCGATAGAAACCAGGAGAGAGGGGACGGTGCCGGCGTCGATGAGGAGGGGAAGATTGGAGAAGGCGATGGAGAGGTTGAAGAGCGCGCGGAGGGCATCTTGCCTTGCAGTGGGGCTTGTGTCAGGGTTTTGGAAGGTGGATAACAAGAAGGGGATCGCGCCAGAGGCGCCGATGAGCGGCTTGTTGGAGTCCAACGCGCTGAGGCCGAGGAAATTGGCGACGATAGCTTCGGAGACCGCCAAAGAGCTCCCGGACTCGATCAAGCGTAGCATCTTGTGAACTGCGCCGGCATTCACGATCGACGCCTTGTTCCTGGAATCGTACGCATTGATAAGAAATCGTAATAAAAACAACGGCAAGAACAGAGCTTCGATCTCGCTTCGAGGAATCTGGGGCTTACAACTCGCTTCCAATCCCTAGATTGAGAAGCGCGTATAGCGCGGCGATCTGGCCGTCAGGCTCCTCGGAGTCCAGCATTGCGACCAACGGAGGGATCGCCCCAAGCAAAGCGAGCATCTCCCTGGCCTCGGGGTTATCCTTGGCGAGTCTGCGCACATCCGTCGCGGCCGCCATTCTGCGAGCCTTGCTAGCATTCCAGCCTTCGAGCTGCATCAGGGTCACCACGCGCTGTAGCTCCTCCAAAGATGTGATCTGTCTTCCCGCCGCGTCTTCGGCGACATCGACGGCGACGGAATCGGCGGCCTCTTCATGCAGCAGCTCAGCGAGCCGCTCCGAGCCTCTGGGACGCGAACCGATAGGTCGGGGCTCGGCAGCGTCGACGATCTTTCCTCGCGCCGCGTCTTCGGTGGCATAGACGGCGACGGAATCGGCGGCCTCCTCCTGCAGCAGCTCAGCGAGCCGGTCCGACCCTCCAGGACGGGGACCAATAGGTCGGGGCTCCGCAGCGTCGACGCCTCCACAGACCTTACGACGGCCGCGGGCACCGCAGGCGATCGCATCGAGGAACCGGCGGCGGAGGGATGCAGGAGAGAATGCAGGCCAAAGGCGGAAGCTGCCAGCGACGGGGTCCGGGCGTTCGCACTCGGCCATGGCGGGTGATCAATAGGCGTGAGCTTTTAGGAAGAAGGCGTGCAGGAAAGGACCGAGAAGACGAAGGCGAGCTTGGAGAAGAAGCTTGCCACACCgaggctctctctctctctctctctctgcgtGCGCCGTGCGTGCAAAGATGTGCACTACTATTAAATGTTTACTAAATATGGTAACGTGGTCCTAAACCTAATCAATAcatgtatttttcattttttttttacttctaaaGAATTTTAGAGATTATGTGAatgtattttgaatttgttatttgttttttacttcaaaaatacgaaaaaaaataaaaattagttgAATAGTTCGTGCATTTTTAACTTATTTGTAGAGATAGTAGATAATCAGCAATTATATGAAACAAATACacatatttataataattatttttaatcatgCAAAACTATTATCATATAACTACTTGATCTTTTTCCCATCATTACGATAAATAATAGTAAAGTGATTGTAATTATGTTAGTCAAAAGTAATGCAAAGAGGAGCAGTGTCCAATACATTGGGGCAGGGAATCAAGATTCATCATTCATATGAGGGAGCAGGAACAGTAGtcatattataaattaatttcttGTAAACATGGATTATTAGATGAGATGCATTCCAACCCACAATAATTAAGCCGACCATGTACACTTATATCGAATCAAAAACTAATTCACAATCGTGATGTGtttgcagcagcagcagcaagcaCATAGGACCAAGTGGGTCAGGTCAGCTAAGCAAGCCGAATGAACATGCAGACAAAGGGATTAAGCAAGTAGGATCAATAGATCAAGAGAACCAATAAACTTACTAAACAAGCTGAGCAAATCATTCTTAATCCTTCGTCTATTATTTATAAATTTCCTGtgagtcaaacaaacaaatgaaatgAATCACACAATTCAAAGAATACAATGAGCAGAAGACATTAAACTTCAGTAAGATGGAATAGCAAGTCAAGATCGTGGGATTACGACTTTCTGCTGCATCTGAACTCGAAAAGCTCACCTTTTCCAAATTCACCATTCATTAATAAAGACTTCCAACTCATGAATTTAAAAAACTTCAACTAAAATGAATAAATGCCTAATAAAAGAACAGACTGTAACATTAAAGCTAGTTGACTCGTATTTGAAGTGCACTAATTGCGTTAGTTGATGTGGAAAACTTTCCATGAACTCAATGAAAAAGTCCAAAAATCTTATGCTCTCTTCTTATGGATGCCATCGATGTTGTCTAGTGTTTCAACATATTAAAATGATTGTCATTTTGATTGTTCTTGAGGTTGTATTGTGGTTTTTGTCTAAAGCTTATTTCAACATATCATAATGGTTGTCACTGGATTCTTATCATACTATTTAATTAAGGCAGGTATGATAAACTACGATTTTGAATCTCACATATTTTATAATCAGTTAATCACATATACTACGATTTATGAACTCATATACTAATGTTTTTTAATCAATATATTATGGTTTTCAAATGCTACGTAATATGATTTATAAACCCATACATATCCTTCTGTTGAAGCAAATCAACTAACAATATACtacaattttcaattacaatatgCAAATGGGATCAAGATACAAATGGGATCAAGATACAAATGGGATAATCTCAATTAAGTCCTAAACTAAATTGAAGATGAGAAATTTACTAAAAAATCACATTAACAAACTGTTGCAGCTTGTTCTCACTGTTACAGTAACAGAAGAACTTCAAACTATTAATTTCATGTGATACAACTGTTGTTGCACGGACAATTGACCACAAATTGCCCAAGCACGTGGAACCAGAACAGACAGACAAAATTGGCATACGGAAGCAAGAAAGCTCACATAACTTATGTAGTCTCTGAGTCCCCACAATTCAGCAGAGTGAATAGCCACCCAAACTGTGGGCTTGGTTCCATCCCTATCAGAACCGGCAAACTTGCTTTAAAAAACCACACACAAACTGCAAACCACAAGGCAGAGGTGGGCAGCCTCCCCTCACGCTAAAATCCATGACATCTCAACAGTATGAAATTACTCAAGTtgccaaaaagaaaaagaatggaGAGGAAACTAGGTGAGAAAAAATGGACGAGATGAAATTgggcttgagtttttttttttaatgttctgATGTCGAGTAGGAAGAAGACTTGATCTCTAATGATGAATGCTCAAGTATCAAGTTAGGCCAGACCATCAGAATAGCTTATTCTTTAAGTTGGTAAGGAAGAACAAACAGCTGGATACCAAATCCTACTTAATGCAGACAAACTTGAAGGATGTCATAAAAGCAGAGAAATTTGTAAGCAGCCATGGAAATGAATTCAGTAGACTATTGAGAAAAAAACTTCTTTTTTTATCGAATACTAGATCTCAGCATACATAGATAATGAAATATATCGCAATAGATTCAGGCATACATTCTCGGAAGCAAAAGATCGAACCAGTTCAGACTATTTAGAAAAATAAGTATGAACTGCAAATTACTCGAAAGAAAGGAAGAGAGGTGAAATGCTTACCCCAAATTGTTCTCCAGTGGATCAATTCTTCCAGGCGTAGACAAGTAGGGAGAAGCCCTGCACTCGCCGCAGCTCCACTTCCTCTGGGCTCGCCCATTCCATCACCGACCAAGTGCTAGCTGACGAGGCCGACGAAGCCGAAGAGGAGTAGCTGGATTTCTGCGTGCTGCTCTTCCTCCCTCGCCTTCTATGCTCGCCGACAACTTCACTGCCACTCCAGCTCCAATTAATGAGCCCCGTCTTTCTATCGTATCTCTCGGTCACCCAATTTCTGAAGATTGAACTTCTGGTAAAATTATCCTCTCGCTGAGGACTTGACTTCTGCGGGCCCTCGAACCGAAGCAGAAACACGGCGTGCCCTAGCTCTTCCGGGGCGGAGTCGCGGGCGCCGGCGGCTGGCGGTATCGGTTTGCGGTCCTTAGACTGGAAGAACCAGTTGTGGAGATCCCAGGAGAAATGAATCCAGCCTCCGTCGAGCTCCGATCTCTCGTTCCCCCGGAACTTCCACCGGAGACGCCTCACGAACAAGAGCCGCTTGCCGTCGATCTCCACCGACATCCACATTTCTTTCCCCTTCTCCTTCGCCCCGAGTTCGATTGAGATCTCGCGGTACCGGTCGCCTATCCAGGCACGGGTCCGGTACGACCTCCTGCCGCCGCTATACTCACCCATCACCGCGTGCTCCAACCTCGATACCAGTGCCCTGCACGCGGGACTCTGCTGAACCTTGGCCTTCTTGTACGCTTCGTCGATCATATCCCCAGCGACGAGGAGCATCTCACCGTCGACGGAGACTGCGACGAAGAACCCTCCGGAGGGCTCGCAGCTGCCCCAAGGTGGGAAGCTCGCGCGCCTGAGGTCCCACACGAAGTCCACGGAGCGGCGCCGGCCACCGCGGTCATTGAAGCGGAACCGCCTCGAGCCGCGCCGCTTCCACAAAAGCCACGGCCTGATGCGGAAAACGAGGGGCTCCTCTCGCGCATCCCCTTCTTGTTCGCCATCGAGGCGGAGAACGGCGCGAAGTGACAGGCCGAGGACGGTACGGGACCAACTGAGCGCTGCGAGAGCGAGGCGAGTCTCGTAGACGGAGGTCGTCCGGCTCCGCATTGCGGCGGTCGACGCGGACgcctcgccgccgccgccgccgctgcccCCGCCCCGGAAGCACGCGAGAATGGGATGAGGCATCCTCTAAGACGGAGATTTCCAAGCGATCGAAGGATGAAGTTCGGTGGGAATCGAGCACGAAGATGACGCTTCGTTTtcttaaagaagaagaggagaggaagtgAACTCCTTTTTAATGAAGCGAGATAGAGCAGCCCCGGGAAGCGGAGAAACTTTACCGGTGAGTAAGCGTAACACATCCATCGGATTCTAGACTTCTAGTAGGCCTGTACTATGGCGGAGTTATTAATCGAGTTTAGTGTAATGCAAGTAATTATTGAGATGACTTTACGTGATTAGGCGCGTGATTAACTATTATCATAAGGGATTAGCTTattaattatcaaaataattAACGGCGGTAATTATAGAACTTTATAATATACAAAGTTACGGAATAGTGTCTGAATTAGTCAAACTTGCTCACGTGACATCCAAAAGACACCATCACTTACACAATGTTTCCTAAGAGGGAAAAACTCAAAAACCTGAGGAAGAAAACATGAGCAACGACCTACTTTCCCTCTGTTTCCTTGAATGGAAAATCAAgtggaattatatatatatatatatatatatatatatatatatataacctcaATTTTCATTGGGTTTTTATGATTTTCTTCCTCTCTCTCAATTTTTACTCTAACTTTCTCTTTCTTATTCCTTTTATATCACAATATATCAATATATCTACAATCTATTTCGACATCCACATCAATTTCTCTattattttatctaaaatttagagtaaatgatccactttattaaatttagataattattttttactacgCACTACatcaaatatcctaaaattttcatcatccttaattttttattattttcttctctttcttctattttttattattatatttatagaatGAATGCAAGGAGAAAGATTGAAAATATTGAGTGAAAGGAGAAaccttaaaaagaaatattattttatttttaagataaaagttccattccttaaaattagagaatcattatttatcaaatctaaatttagagaatgaatATAGTAACTAATGCAGAGGGCTTTTAGTTACCTTAtccaaaatttaagataaaaatttTGGATAGAGTGGTTGATGTTGATGTTCTAATACAATTGTATTTGAAAACAAAAATCACAACTATatctatctattttttttatctcttcaGAACAAATAACCTCCGTGTCTCGCATAGATGAAATACTAGTTTGCATTAAATATCTTTAGGGTGGTTGGATGTGTGTGATTTCTTAGATAGATGTTATGGATAAGGCATATCTACTTCTCGTATATTTTCGTATTTAATGGCTGTATAAGTATACTTCTAATAGTTTAATAGTTGGTCTATATAAAAAATACACACTCATacataaacaaaaatatttttgatcttCAATGTTGGATAGATTTGAGAGGAGTCTTGATAGGTTTGAGATTAGGGGATGTGTTGACTCCTAGTTATATATATTTATCTATCTATACGTAGTCGAATTCTTTTATTAGGTTAGAAATGTATCAGTTCGGCTTCTCTCGTGTCAATAATAGTCAAATCTACAATAAAAATATTCTGATAAAGATATCCGGTGATGACGACTTAATAAAGGGGATAGAAAGGATTGAAAAAAAGGTTAAAAAAAATGTTAAGACAGATCTTAATGAGACCCCTCCAACGCTTAAGTTAAATTATGAAAGAGAGAAGATAATAAAGAAGTAATAATTGTTAGTGTTAGACTtaatatcaattatgagatgattgtaaagggctcattttgtattatatatcattattaacaaaagataacgttggttattatatttatttcagttcagtgtcgattgaataagtataataatgtcattggatagtaggttcttatctacaatatatcaattagttgaattaatagtgagatatgtagatatatatagaacactactctaaactatttctaatcaagcattaatatacaaggataatattaatgcattgagattagcatataggtcaacggatgacttaatatcacaagtcatggatatgagatatcaggtttaCACATAGATATATATTAGATAATATATActcaatgacccgccatgagaatgtttcatggatcgttatatgagtgtcataaacattcttatgtgactattgatatgaatagtccttagacctgaagtcactacggtttacataaggagttgtgtactttggtatcagcaaacattacttgtaacaaggtggataataaagtcgattattgggtatgtaacgaattatgcagagggatgtgagtgatgtatatgggatctatccctttcatatgacggaagcgatatttgtgaaccccttgattagtaggacacaagaaagcatggtcatgcgcaaatgagtcaatatgagatattgagcttgtaacgacccgaccccttgggcgacccaactggcagcccatttggcggccccttggccgCCCCTTGGACGGCCCAACTAGCGGGCCAACtaacgaccccttatgtcgttgaccgacgatccttggccatgtcgttactcactaggtattcccacccctggccagtagatttttgtcttccctaggatttgaactctagacctctaggctaagtactaaagtttatgaatcctgatagccaagtgagcggcttgattgagtgtgtctacttagagatcaagaaacacaaaggttgataagaggatgacatggtctatgcctcattgatcaacctacatatcaaggatagagggacaaagtcatacaagataatagccacgggcatgttaggtcggatctcgactttctcgtcacttgggtagcaatgatgtcatGCTAGACGCCACTCATTGCttattgatccggcggttagaacacgggaccccatagtgaggggtcaacgccacgtggaagtcaaagggtcaggtggtccatcggagaagggtgagctgaccggactcatgagagaaGGGCAGATCGACCGGCCGAACGGAGAAGGATGAGTCGGcctcccgaccggccgaccgatgaacatccgataataaaaagacgccctgacagggatcggggttctgacgctcgattgaacagtaacgaagggccgagcggacgtcATGATCGTCCAAAGGCAatgtaacatactgctagtagtCCCTACATAACATCTTACCGAAGATCCCCAGCATGCCGATGGAGAGAGAAGGCCGGACGTAAAGTAAGTGTCGTCCGGCCAGGCGTAAGAAGAATGCCAGCCGGATGGACGCCCCGTcccgccggccggacggacgccccggcctgtggtcggtagaggaggaccagaacatcttatgacagctatcaagtcctatggctaggccatactccaagtctgacaacgaggtgttctgttgtacCATCGAAGACGTACTTGGAccgtagcagtatggcgtcaggtaagctttctgacagacacataccgaggtatgggctgcggacacgtatgcgcctcgatggacgtgcaggagctctttcaccgctctatataaagagccttatacttcgccggaggtacgcgtgggatacctttggagccactttttcactacttgcttgcctgacttgagcgtcggagggtcgccgtcgggaaccccttcccggcccgacttctgtgcaggttcgccggaggttcgtgcaaccagtcgaagatccacgtcagcagccggggagcgccacgtgcccagtgtccgttgattcagcattcggacaggatcaaattggcgtcgtctgtgggaacgctcctgcatccgaatggAACAAATGGACGAGGTTGGACGACAGCATAcagtgatgctctccacgaaggagctcgacgctctaatcaaggcaagagcagctaagctcgtggagcaacagagagagaatgcgcaagccgagcggctggagcaacaaacaacgtcagcatcaggtggccgagcggacgcctcccccgagacaaAGATTCAACCGGCATTCAACggggagcaccgccgagcggatgaagatggattgggacttggatcaaccatgaagcaCAAATTATCTCTAGCCTTTCCGGGCcaaggtgaaaggtgcgccaatgtaatgtatgctgtATATTTTCTGTTTGACTGTATATTTGAAATAcaggaagcaaaatgttaaaCGCAATTGGTATTATACGCCGAGcagcctatcttcatggtgtATAAGATCTGAGCCACCGACTCgaaggcgaagaccccgtgccgatcgggcgGACGTATAAATACATGAGTCAAAGACTCgaaggcgaagaccccgtgccgatcgccCGGGCGTATAAATACATGAGTCAAAGACTCgaaggcgaagaccccgtgccgatcggccgggcgtataattACATGAGTCAAAGGTTCAaaggcgaagaccccgtgccgatcggccgggcgtataattACATGAGTCAAAGGTTcaatggcgaagaccccgagccattcggccggaggtataatgtccgagccaaaggctcgacaacgaaggctccgaaccattcggtcggaggtataatatccgagccaagcgctcgacgaatgaaggccccgagccgttcggccggaggtataataaccgagcCAAGCACTCGACGAAGAAGGCcctgagccattcggccggaggtataatatccgagccaagcgctcgataacgaaggcctcgagccattcggccggaggtataatatccgagccaagcgctcgataatgaaggccccgagccgttcggccggaggtatagtatccgagccaaaggctcgacaacgaaggccccgagccgttcggccggaggtatagtatccgagccaagcgctcgacgaagaaggccccgagccgttcggccggaggtataataaccgagccaagcgctcgacgaagaaggcaccgagccgttcggccggaggtataataaccgagccaagcgcttgacgaagaaggccccgagccgttcggccggaggtataataaccgagccaagcgctcgacgatgaaggccccgagccattcggccggaggtataatatccgagccaagcgctcgatgccgaaggccctgagtcgttcggccggaggtataatattcgaGCCAAACGCTTGACGAGGAAGACCCCGcgtcgttcggccaggagtacagtatctgagcccagcgctcgacaaagaagaccccgagccgttcggccgggagtatgttatccgagccaagcgctcgacgaagaagaccctgagccgttcggccgggagtacgttatccgagctgggagaaaggtgcgctaaatgtaaatttatatacatttcgGTCGCCTATGTCATTGTAATGCAGGAATCAAAATTATAAAGATGACAAATATCTTCGCCGACCGGCTGTGTTAAaagtagcctta contains:
- the LOC121995441 gene encoding uncharacterized protein LOC121995441, which produces MPHPILACFRGGGSGGGGGEASASTAAMRSRTTSVYETRLALAALSWSRTVLGLSLRAVLRLDGEQEGDAREEPLVFRIRPWLLWKRRGSRRFRFNDRGGRRRSVDFVWDLRRASFPPWGSCEPSGGFFVAVSVDGEMLLVAGDMIDEAYKKAKVQQSPACRALVSRLEHAVMGEYSGGRRSYRTRAWIGDRYREISIELGAKEKGKEMWMSVEIDGKRLLFVRRLRWKFRGNERSELDGGWIHFSWDLHNWFFQSKDRKPIPPAAGARDSAPEELGHAVFLLRFEGPQKSSPQREDNFTRSSIFRNWVTERYDRKTGLINWSWSGSEVVGEHRRRGRKSSTQKSSYSSSASSASSASTWSVMEWASPEEVELRRVQGFSLLVYAWKN
- the LOC121998505 gene encoding U-box domain-containing protein 12-like, producing MAECERPDPVAGSFRLWPAFSPASLRRRFLDAIACGARGRRKVCGGVDAAEPRPIGPRPGGSDRLAELLQEEAADSVAVYATEDAARGKIVDAAEPRPIGSRPRGSERLAELLHEEAADSVAVDVAEDAAGRQITSLEELQRVVTLMQLEGWNASKARRMAAATDVRRLAKDNPEAREMLALLGAIPPLVAMLDSEEPDGQIAALYALLNLGIGSELNKASIVNAGAVHKMLRLIESGSSLAVSEAIVANFLGLSALDSNKPLIGASGAIPFLLSTFQNPDTSPTARQDALRALFNLSIAFSNLPLLIDAGTVPSLLVSIGDMAVSERSLAVLSNLVAYVEGRRALSRSPDAFAILVDVLGWCDAAACQEIAVYVLMVMAHKGHSDRAAMVAAGAVSALLEIALLGTLLSQKRASRLLEILTADKGKGVSNIASSSVTLAVSAPLSGRAAPIAPATEGMSEERKAVKELVQQSLQSNMRRIIRRAKLLPDFTPSDRFKKLTITSTSKSLPF